GCCGATTAGTAGCAGCACGATCACAGCTGTCAAAATAACAGAAATTTTAATCCTTAAAGACTTCATAAATCACTCCTTGATCAATATTTACGTAATTATTCAACTTTTTATATAAAAGTAAAATTAATTTAAATAAATCTGAAATTTTGTTTTAACTATGTCACTTTGAGGGGTTATAATGACACAAATTTAAATCACCTCCTGCCATAAAGTGCTAAAAATTTCTAAGCAATTTTTCAAACTGCACACCATATCTTGTGCGATTATCATCTTTTAGCGTGATCTTGATGCTTTCAAGCACAAAATTTGCTGCCTTTTTGATAGCATTTTGCATGCTTTCGCCATTTATGAGCGAGCCAAAAAGCACTGAAGCGAAAATGTCGCCAGTGCCACTTGCATGAAACGGTAAATACTCATGAAAATACTCCACTTTTTCTTTCGTCTTTGCGTCATATGCTATGATGCCACACTCATTTTGCTTGTATCTAATGCCCTTTAAAACGACTTTTTGCGCACCAAAACTAGCCAAGCCATCAAGCAGCTCCAAAATGTAATCCTCGCCGTATCCCTCGCTTAAAAATGACTTTTCACACATAAAACTTGCCTCAGTTATGTTTGGCGTGATGACGTGAGCCTTTGTGCAAAGCTCCCTCATCTTTGCCACAAATTTCTCATCAAAGCCGTGATAAAGTTTGCCATTATCGCCCATACAAGGATCTACAAGCCTTAGCAAAGAGCCGCTATCAAATTCAGCAAAGACCTTCTCTATAAGCTCAAGCTGCCTAAAACTACCCAAAAATCCAGTGTAAATTCCATCAAAGCTGATGCCCTCTTTGTGCCAAACCTGCGTTATAGCGTCAAATTCATCAGTCAAATCACGAAAAGTGAAATTTTTAAAGCCAGTGTGTGTTGAGAGCAGTGCCGTTGGCAAGATGCACGCCTCGATGCCTTGGGCGCTGATTATGGGAAGTGCGACTGTGAGCGAACATTTGCCCACGCACGAGATGTCTTGTATAGTTAAAATTCGCTTCATCTATCATCTCAATTTATAAAATTTAACGCCAGCGACGTTAGTTTGAAAAACCACGCCGTCTTGCAAAAGGCTGTTTAAAATTTGCTTTGAGTGCTCTGAGAAATTTTCTTCGACATTTGCCGTAGTTTGCGGACGGCGCTCTAGCATGGCTAAAATTTCGCTCTTATTAAATTCATACTTTTGCTCTATCTTGTGAGCCCTAGCTATGGTGACTGGCACGCCTTTTATCTTGCTTGCTAGCTCTTCAAGCCTACTAGCATCAACGCCTTTTACATTGTAAGCTGGCGGGCGATCTATCGTGCCCACATCCACTCGGTGCGGAGCTATCTCATTTATAGCCTCATTAAGCGCTATAAATTCCTCTTCTTTGTCGTTAAATCCAGCCACGACCAAAATTTCAAGCACAAGCTCGCCATTAAATTCCTTGCGAAATTTAGCCATTGCTTTTACAAGCTCGCCAACTTCTATGCCACTTTTGTTGCGGTCTATCTTTTTAAATGTGCTTTGCACAGCGCTATCAAGGCTAAATTTAACTATATCAAGCCCTTGCAAGGCTTCACAAATTTTTTGATCTCTTACGCCTGAGCCGTTGCTTAGGATGAGAGTTTTTGCCTTGCCTTTTATCTCATTTACTTTTTCCACCAGCTCTTTTAAGTGCGGATAAAGAGTTGGTTCGCCATTTGCTGTAAGCGTGATGACATCGATGTTTTGATGAACTTTTAAAGCTTCTTTTAAAGCGCTTATGATTTCATTAACACTTGGTGGATTTTCTATCTCTTCAACTGGCTTTGCGCCCTTTAGCTCGCAATAAACACAGTTAAAATTGCATGATTTTTGCTTTGGGCTTAGATCGATGCCAAGGCTCATGCCAAAACGGCGCGAATTTATCGGCCCAAAGACGATAGTGCTATCTTGCACTTTTTCTTTGAACCTCTTTTATGAAATATTTTGCGTTTTCAACTGGCACATCTGGCAAGATCCCATGACCAAGGTTGAAAATGTGCGGTGCGCCTTTCATCGTGCTTAAAATTTTATCAACTCCCTCATCGATCGCTTTTTTGCTATATAGCCTTGTTGGCTCCATGTTGCCCTGAAGGACGTATCTTGGGCTAAGTTTTTCTTTCGCTAGTTCGATCGGCGTGCTCCAATCAACTCCAAAAACGTCAAATTTACCTGAAATTTTATCCAGATATCCGCTTATACCTTTTGGGAAAACGATGACTGGGATCTCTGGAAACTCAGCCTTTACGCTATCAACTATTTTGTTTATATAGTTAAATCCAAACTCAAAATATGCCTGCTCTTCAAGTGCAGCCGCCCAGCTGTCAAAAATTTGCACCGCATTTACGCCAGCTTTTATCTGCTCTTTGACGTAAAGGATGAGCGCTTGCGTCACTTTTTCTAAAATTTGATGTAAAAATTCTGGATTTTGGTAGAGCATTTTTTTGCAGACCGCATAGTTTTTGCTGCCGCCACCCTCTATCATATATGTAGCTATCGTCCACGGCGCGCCACAAAAGCCAATGAGCGCCTTATCTTTAGCCAAATTTTCTCTTGTAAGCTTGATCGTGTCATAGACGTATGCTAAGCTTTTAACCGAT
This genomic stretch from Campylobacter concisus harbors:
- the hemE gene encoding uroporphyrinogen decarboxylase — its product is MIFIDACLKKPTQYTPVWMMRQAGRYLPEYMAVRAKAGDFLSLCKDYKKASEVTLQPVEILGVDAAILFSDILVVPLEMGMDLRFEKGEGPVFTKPLRDETALDALSIERSVKSLAYVYDTIKLTRENLAKDKALIGFCGAPWTIATYMIEGGGSKNYAVCKKMLYQNPEFLHQILEKVTQALILYVKEQIKAGVNAVQIFDSWAAALEEQAYFEFGFNYINKIVDSVKAEFPEIPVIVFPKGISGYLDKISGKFDVFGVDWSTPIELAKEKLSPRYVLQGNMEPTRLYSKKAIDEGVDKILSTMKGAPHIFNLGHGILPDVPVENAKYFIKEVQRKSAR
- a CDS encoding radical SAM protein, encoding MQDSTIVFGPINSRRFGMSLGIDLSPKQKSCNFNCVYCELKGAKPVEEIENPPSVNEIISALKEALKVHQNIDVITLTANGEPTLYPHLKELVEKVNEIKGKAKTLILSNGSGVRDQKICEALQGLDIVKFSLDSAVQSTFKKIDRNKSGIEVGELVKAMAKFRKEFNGELVLEILVVAGFNDKEEEFIALNEAINEIAPHRVDVGTIDRPPAYNVKGVDASRLEELASKIKGVPVTIARAHKIEQKYEFNKSEILAMLERRPQTTANVEENFSEHSKQILNSLLQDGVVFQTNVAGVKFYKLR
- a CDS encoding pyridoxamine kinase — encoded protein: MKRILTIQDISCVGKCSLTVALPIISAQGIEACILPTALLSTHTGFKNFTFRDLTDEFDAITQVWHKEGISFDGIYTGFLGSFRQLELIEKVFAEFDSGSLLRLVDPCMGDNGKLYHGFDEKFVAKMRELCTKAHVITPNITEASFMCEKSFLSEGYGEDYILELLDGLASFGAQKVVLKGIRYKQNECGIIAYDAKTKEKVEYFHEYLPFHASGTGDIFASVLFGSLINGESMQNAIKKAANFVLESIKITLKDDNRTRYGVQFEKLLRNF